A portion of the Luxibacter massiliensis genome contains these proteins:
- a CDS encoding phospho-sugar mutase: MDYRDIYNDWCKNEYFDEETRRELIGIQDNDKEIYDRFYKELEFGTGGLRGVIGNGTNRMNVYTVRKATQGLANYIIRQNGMEKGVAIAYDSRRMSPEFASEAALCLNANQIKTYIFPSLRPTPQLSFAVRELGCIAGIVITASHNPPEYNGYKVYWEDGAQITAPKDQEIISEVRKVADYSQVRTMAKEEAEKCGLYRGIGSEIDDRYIEEVKKQSVLPDITAQAGEDFKIVYTPLHGTGNLPVRRVLKELGFSQVYVVPEQEMPDPDFRTLSYPNPEDPSAFKLALELAREKGADVVLATDPDADRLGIYARDKETGEYISFTGNMSGMLIAEYILSVRQEQGTLPENGALVETIVTTNMGKAMAGHYGIALIEVLTGFKYIGEQIKLFEENHTYQYIFGLEESYGCLAGTYARDKDAIVAVMLLCEAAAYYKTKGLTLVEQMDNLYKKYGYYKEGLSSVTLKGAEGAGKIQEIIDGLRQNPPHRIGDFQVVASRDYKSGVRTVFGEKETEPVGLPKSNVLYYELAEDAWCCVRPSGTEPKIKFYYGVKGKDSKDADAKLQGLADSLQGLAAL; the protein is encoded by the coding sequence ATGGATTACAGGGATATTTATAATGATTGGTGTAAAAATGAGTATTTTGATGAAGAAACCCGCAGGGAGCTGATTGGAATTCAGGATAATGACAAAGAAATTTATGACAGGTTTTATAAGGAATTGGAGTTTGGCACGGGAGGACTGCGGGGTGTAATCGGGAATGGAACCAACAGGATGAACGTATATACTGTGAGAAAGGCGACACAAGGACTGGCCAATTATATTATCAGGCAGAATGGAATGGAAAAGGGGGTGGCCATCGCCTATGATTCCAGGAGGATGTCCCCTGAGTTCGCCAGCGAGGCTGCTCTATGCCTGAATGCAAATCAGATTAAGACGTATATTTTCCCTTCCCTGCGGCCCACGCCCCAATTGTCCTTTGCAGTAAGAGAACTGGGATGTATTGCGGGGATCGTGATTACTGCAAGCCACAATCCACCAGAATACAATGGCTATAAAGTATACTGGGAGGACGGGGCACAGATCACTGCGCCGAAAGACCAGGAAATTATTTCAGAGGTCAGAAAAGTAGCGGATTACAGCCAGGTCAGGACGATGGCAAAAGAGGAGGCTGAGAAGTGCGGCCTCTATAGGGGCATTGGCAGTGAGATTGACGACAGATATATTGAGGAAGTCAAGAAACAGAGTGTATTGCCTGATATTACGGCACAGGCAGGAGAGGACTTCAAGATTGTGTACACACCCCTTCACGGCACCGGAAACCTGCCTGTTAGAAGAGTGCTCAAGGAATTAGGATTTTCCCAGGTGTACGTTGTTCCGGAGCAAGAAATGCCGGACCCAGACTTTCGCACGTTGAGTTACCCAAATCCCGAGGATCCTTCCGCCTTTAAGCTGGCGCTTGAGCTGGCCAGAGAAAAGGGAGCCGATGTGGTGCTGGCCACAGATCCGGACGCGGACCGTCTAGGCATATATGCCAGAGATAAGGAAACCGGGGAATATATTTCTTTTACAGGAAATATGTCAGGGATGCTGATTGCAGAGTATATTTTATCCGTCAGGCAGGAGCAGGGAACGCTTCCTGAAAACGGCGCCCTGGTAGAGACCATTGTGACAACAAATATGGGAAAAGCTATGGCAGGGCATTATGGAATTGCGCTGATTGAGGTTCTCACAGGTTTTAAATATATTGGGGAACAGATTAAATTATTTGAAGAAAATCATACCTACCAATATATATTTGGACTGGAGGAAAGTTATGGCTGCCTGGCCGGGACATATGCCAGGGATAAAGACGCCATTGTTGCCGTCATGCTTTTGTGCGAGGCTGCAGCTTATTATAAGACAAAGGGCCTTACGCTTGTTGAACAGATGGACAATCTATATAAAAAATATGGATATTATAAAGAAGGCCTAAGCTCTGTGACTTTAAAGGGCGCTGAGGGCGCAGGGAAGATACAGGAGATTATAGACGGACTGCGCCAAAATCCCCCGCATAGGATCGGAGATTTCCAGGTGGTGGCATCCAGGGATTATAAGAGCGGCGTCAGGACAGTCTTTGGGGAGAAGGAGACAGAACCAGTGGGACTGCCAAAATCTAATGTATTATATTATGAACTTGCAGAAGATGCATGGTGCTGTGTGAGGCCGTCGGGCACAGAGCCTAAAATAAAGTTTTATTATGGGGTAAAGGGAAAGGATTCCAAAGACGCCGATGCAAAGCTGCAGGGATTGGCTGACAGCCTGCAGGGCCTGGCTGCCCTGTAA